Below is a window of Haloterrigena alkaliphila DNA.
GGAAATCGATCAGGGGCGCGTCGGCCGATCGCCGATGTCGCCGCCGTAGACGACCCCGCGTTCGGCGTCGAGGGTGACGACGGTCCCGTCAGCGAGATTCTCGAGGGTCGCACCGCTGATCATGGGAATATCCATTTCGCGGGCGATCAGGGCCGGATACCCCGTCAGCCCTCGCTGGGCGTCGATCAGCCCGCCGATCTTCGAGACGTCGCCCGTGAACTCCTCGTCGAAATCCGCCGGCAGGGAGAGGATCGCCCCCTCGGGGACGTCCGAGAGGTCGCCGTCGGTGAGCCGTACGACGGGCCCGGTCACGCGGCCGTCGACGACGACCCGGCCGGTGGTCAGCGCCTCCGCGGCGACGTGGACCTTCATCATGTTGGTCGTGTTCGCCCCCTCGAGTTCGGTCATCATGCCACAGAGGACGACGACCGTATCTCCGCTGTCGGCGACGCCAGCGTTCAGGGCCGCCTGTACGGCCCGTTCGACGACGGCGTCGGCACCCTGGTCGGAGACGCGGGCGTACAGCGGCGTCACGCCCCACGTTAGGGCCAGTTGCCGGCGCACGTGGTGGTTGGGCGTCGACGCGACGACCGGCACGCCGGGGCGGTACTTCGCGGTCTTCAGCGCCGTGTAGCCGGACTCGGTCGCGGCGACGACCGCGTCGGCACCGATGTCTCGCGCGAGGAACCGCGCCGACCGGGCCAGCGCGTCCGTTCGCGCCTCCCCCGCCGCGGGGACGCGTTGCTCGAGCAACTCGGCGTACTCCCCCGAGTTCTCGACCTGACGGACGATGCTGTCCATCGCGTCGACGACCGCAACGGGGTGGTCGCCGATGGCAGTCTCGGCGGAGAGCATCACCGCGTCGGTGCCGTCGAGGACGGCGTTAGCGACGTCCGAGGCCTCCGCCCGCGTCGGCCGGCGGGCGTGGACCATCGAGTCGAGCATCTCCGTCGCGGTGATCACCGGCGATCCGGCGTTGCGACACTTCCGAATGATTCGCTTCTGGATCATCGGAACGTCCTCCATGGGACACTCGACGCCCAGATCGCCGCGGGCGACCATGATCCCGTACGACGCCTCGATGATCTCCTCGAGGTTCTCGACCGCGCCCGCGCGTTCGATCTTGGCGATCAGCGGGATCTCGGCGCCCAGTTCCTCGAGCACCTCGCTGACCGCGTAGACGTCCGCCGCGTCGCGGACGAAACTGGCCGCGACGAAGTCGACCTCGCGCTCGGCGGCCAACTCGAGGTCCTTGCGGTCCTTCCCGGTGACGACGTCCAGATCGAGATCGACGCCCGGCACGTTGACCCCCTTGCGGCCGCCGAGTTCGCCGCCGGTATCGACGCGTGCGTGGACCGTCTCGCCCTCGTGTTCGGTCACGGTCGTCTCGATCAACCCGTCCGCGAGGAGAATCCGATCGCCCGCCTCGACGGCGTCGATCGACAGCGAGAGCCCCACCGTCTCCGAATCCGCCTCGTCACCCTCGACGAACCGGATCTCGGAGCCGGTCTCGAGGGTCACCGTCTCCCCCTCCGGCAACGGGGCCGTCCGGATCTCCGGGCCCTGCATGTCGAGCATCACGGCGACGGGCCTGTCGCGGGCTTCGTCGACGGATCGGACCCGCTGGATCAACTCGGCGCGGTCCTCCCGGCTGCCGTGGCTGGCGTTCAGCCTGGCGACGGACATCCCCGCGTCGGCGAGTTCCCGGATCGTCCCCCGATCGCTCGAGGCCGGCCCCAGCGTACAGACGATCTTCGCGTTTCTCATAGCGGAGGCTAGCGCGAGTACGGCCAAAAAGGTAGGTGGATAACTCGGATTCGAGTTTTTATTTCTTCTGTCGGTTCCCTACCGTCCGGTTCCCTGCCGGACGACTTCGCGCAGCCGGTCGACGAGATCTGAGCCGATTCGCCGAGTGACGGATCCGCTGGAGTCGTGGATGGTATTTCGCGAGGGACTCGGCCTGGACTGGGTCGCGTCGCGGGACCCGAGACTTGAGTGAGAACGTCGTGGCACCGTCGCGTACGGCGGGCGTCCCTCGCGAAATCCACAGAGCTACAACTTCGCGCTCACCCAGTGGGGACCGTATGGCGGACGACATCGACCTCGGCGGACGGGACGAACCGGTACGGGGTGACGACGATCACGCCGAACTCTTCTCCGAACTCGACTCGCACGACCTGGCCGTCGCGACCGAACCGGACGCCGACGTCGAGGCCGATCAGTTCGAGTCCGATCCCGACGCGGATCCGGACGCGGTGTTTCCCCAGTCGGTGGCCAGCGGCGGGCCGACCCCGAACGGCGTGATCCTCTGGACGCGACTCGCGCCCGCCGCCTTCGATCCGGAGGAGTTTCTCACTGTTCGCGTAGCCCGCGACCCCGACCTCGAGGACGTCGTCTACGAGGGCGTGGTCACCGACGCCGAGCGAATTCGGGCCCACGACTACACGGTCAAAGTCGACCTCGACGGCCACCTCGAGTCCGACAGCGAGTACTATTACCGGTTCTACTACCGCGACACGGCCTCCCGGACCGGGCGCTGCCGAACGCTGCCCGCCCCCGACGCGTCCCCCGAGTCCGTGCGGTTCGCGGTGCTCGCCTGCCAGAACTATCTCAACGGCTACTACCCCGCGCTCCACTACGTCGCCGAGGAGGACGTCGACTTCATCGTCCACGTCGGCGACTTCATCTACGAATCCAGCGAGGGCCACTTCAAGGGACTCGGCTCGTACGACTACCCCGGCCGCGAGAAGGACCTGCCGAGCGGCAACGGCCGCGTCTGGGGACTCGAGGACTACCGATATCTGTACCGCACGTATCGGAGGGACCGATTCCTCCGGGAAGCGCTGGAAGCGCACACGCTGATCGCCGGCTGGGACGACCACGAGATGGTCAACGACCTCTACTGGGACCGGCGGACGGACGCGCCCGCGGGCGACCATCCCCGCGGCGACGATCCCGAGTTCATGACCGACCTCGTCGCGGACGCGATGCACGCGTGGTGGGAGTACATGCCCGCCCGCGTCCACTACGACCCGGGCGGCGAGGACCTTCAGGACCGATTTCAGCTCTGGCGCGAGTTCGAGTTCGGGGACGTCGTGACGCTCGCGATGACCGACGAACGGCTGTTCCGCGATCCCCCTCGCGAGGCGATTCCGACGCCCGACAACGTCGGCCCACACCGCGAACCGCCCGGACGGACGATGCTCGGCGACGACCAGCGCGAGTGGCTGATCGATACGATCACCGGCTCCGACGCGACGTGGACGGTGTGGGCCGACGAGGTCCTGACGGTTCCCTTCCGGATCGGTTCCGGACCGCTCTCGCTCTATCCCGTCCAGGGCGGCTGGGACGGCTACACGAGAGAACGGATGCAGATTACCGAGGCGATCGCGGCCGCAGACGTCGACAACTTCGTGACGCTGACCGGCGACATGCACTGCTACGTCGCCGCGTACTCGCAAGCGTCGTATCCCGGCCGGGTTACCGGCGGAGAGGGCGTCGCGCAGGGCGACCGGATCGGCGTCGAGTTCATGACGCCCGCCGTGACCTCGCTCAACGTCGCGGAAGCCCTGCATCTGACCCGCGGTTGGCGGCGGACGCTCACCGAACCGCTGTTGTCGCGACTCGTGCCGGCGATGAATCCGCACATCGAGTTCTTCGACAGCCACCACTGGGGGTATTCGGTGGTCGAATTCACGCGCGACGCGTGTACGTACGTCGGCTACGCGGTCGACAAGACGACGAACGGCCCCGACGCCGATCGGTCGGTCGTGGCCGCGTACCGCGTTACGGAGGGTGAGGTCGAACTCGAGGACGTGACCGCCCGATATCGGGCGCGGTAGCGGGAGCAGGGGAGTCGCGAACGAGACAGGCCAAAACGAGTAACAATCGAGCGGACCGCTCCGTTACCGAATCTTCTCGCCGACCTCGGCGTCGCCGTGGGTCGTCAGCAGGTCGGCCTCCTCGCCCGCGGCGAGGATCATGCCGTTGGACTCGACGCCGAACAGCTCCGCTTTCTCCATGTTCGCCAGCATGACGCACTTCTCGCCGGGGAGTTCCTCGAGGTCGTGGAGCTGCTTGATTCCCGCGACGATCTGCCGGGTCTCGAAGCCGATGTCGACCTCGAGTCGCGCGAGGTCGTCGGCGCCCTCGATGCCTTCTGCCGACTCGATGCGGCCGACGCGGATGTCGAGTTCCTGGAAGTCCTCGAACCCGATTCGCTCCTCGGCTAACGGCTCGAGGTCGTCGGTGTCAGCCATACCGCCGGATTCGTCCGCGGCGGTGTCGTCGCTTTCGGTTTCCGCGTCTGCGGCGGACTCGTCTTCTTCGTCGCCCGCGGCCGCTGCAACGCGTTCCTCGAGTTTCTCGTTCAGTTCTTCGACGCGGTCGTCCTCGATCTTCCCGAAGAGTTCGCCGGGTTCGTCGAAGTTCTGCGGCGGGGCCTCGAGGGCGTCCTCGAGGTGGGCGTCGGCAACCGCACCGTCCTCGCCCAGCTGTTCCCACAGCCGCTGGGCCTTGTCGGGGGCGATCGGCTCGAGGAGGACGCCGACGGCCTTGGCGATCTGGACGCAGTCGCGGATCACCTGCGTCGCCTCCTCGCTCTCGGCGTCGAGCTTCCAGGGCTCGTTGCGCTGGATGTACTCGTTGCCGAACTGGGCCAGTTGCGTGGCGGCCTGCCCGATCCCGCGCAGGTCGTAGTCGTTGACGCTCTCGCGGGTGTCGCCGATGGCGCCCTCGATGCGCTCCCGCACTTCTTCGGAGACGTCCGCATCGGGCGTCCCCTCGTAGTTCCGGTAGGCGAACAGCAGCGAGCGGTACCAGAAGTTGCCGACCGTCCCGACGAGTTCGCCGTTGACCTTCTCCTGGAAGGCGTCCCAGGAGAAGTCGACGTCCTGCTGGAGGCCGCCGGTGGTCGTCAGGTAGTACCGCAGCAGGTCGGGGTGGAACCCCTCCTCGAGGTACTCCTTCGCCCAGATCGCGCGGTTACGACTCGTGGAGAGGCCCTTGCCGTTGATGGTGATGAAGCCGGTCGCGGCGATTCCGCGGGGCTTGTTGTAGCCGGCGCCCTCGAGCATCGCGGGCCAGAAGATGGTGTGGTGCTGGATGATGTCCCGGCCGATGACGTGCATGATCTCGCCGTCGCCCTTCCAGACTTGTTCCCAGTCGAACTCGTCCGTGCCGACGCGCTCGGAGTACTGCTTGGTCGAGGCGATGTACTCGATCGGCGCGTCGACCCAGACGTAGAGGACGAGATCGCTTTCATCCTCTCCGTCAGCAGTCGGGTACTCGATCCCCCAGTCCATGTCCCGCGTGATACACCAGTCCTGCAGGCCGTCTTCAATCCACTGCCGCGGCTGGTTGCGCGCGTTCGAGGTCCCCTCGAGGCCGTCGAGGAACTCGGTGAGGAAGTCGGCGAACTCCGAGACCTCGAAGAACTTGTGGGTGCGCTCGCGGTACTCCGCCGGGTTGCCCGTGATCGTACTGGTCGGGTCCTCGACCTCGCCGGGCTCCAAGTGGCGCTGACAGCCCTCGTCGCACTCGTCGCCGCGGGCCTTCTCGCCGCAGTAGGGACAGGTCCCCTCGACGTAGCGGTCGGGCAGATATTGGTCGGCCTCGGGATCGTAGGCGACCTGAATCTCCTTCTCGTAGATGTAGCCCTCGTCGTCCAACGTCCGGACGATCTCCTGGGTCAGTTCGGTGTTGGTCTCGTCGTGGGTGTGGCCGTAGTTGTCGAACTCGACGTTGAACTGGGGGAACGTCTCCTCGTACTGTTCGTGCCAGTCCAGCGCGAAGTCCTCGGGGTCGACCCCCTCCTGTTCGGCGTTGACGGCCACCGGCGTGCCGTGCATGTCCGACCCGCAGACGTAGGCGGTTTCCTGGCCGAGCGTCTCGAGGGCGCGCGAGAACGCGT
It encodes the following:
- the metG gene encoding methionine--tRNA ligase — encoded protein: MSNDEFPTAQPAVVTCGLPYANGDLHIGHLRGYIGADAFSRALETLGQETAYVCGSDMHGTPVAVNAEQEGVDPEDFALDWHEQYEETFPQFNVEFDNYGHTHDETNTELTQEIVRTLDDEGYIYEKEIQVAYDPEADQYLPDRYVEGTCPYCGEKARGDECDEGCQRHLEPGEVEDPTSTITGNPAEYRERTHKFFEVSEFADFLTEFLDGLEGTSNARNQPRQWIEDGLQDWCITRDMDWGIEYPTADGEDESDLVLYVWVDAPIEYIASTKQYSERVGTDEFDWEQVWKGDGEIMHVIGRDIIQHHTIFWPAMLEGAGYNKPRGIAATGFITINGKGLSTSRNRAIWAKEYLEEGFHPDLLRYYLTTTGGLQQDVDFSWDAFQEKVNGELVGTVGNFWYRSLLFAYRNYEGTPDADVSEEVRERIEGAIGDTRESVNDYDLRGIGQAATQLAQFGNEYIQRNEPWKLDAESEEATQVIRDCVQIAKAVGVLLEPIAPDKAQRLWEQLGEDGAVADAHLEDALEAPPQNFDEPGELFGKIEDDRVEELNEKLEERVAAAAGDEEDESAADAETESDDTAADESGGMADTDDLEPLAEERIGFEDFQELDIRVGRIESAEGIEGADDLARLEVDIGFETRQIVAGIKQLHDLEELPGEKCVMLANMEKAELFGVESNGMILAAGEEADLLTTHGDAEVGEKIR
- a CDS encoding alkaline phosphatase D family protein; this encodes MADDIDLGGRDEPVRGDDDHAELFSELDSHDLAVATEPDADVEADQFESDPDADPDAVFPQSVASGGPTPNGVILWTRLAPAAFDPEEFLTVRVARDPDLEDVVYEGVVTDAERIRAHDYTVKVDLDGHLESDSEYYYRFYYRDTASRTGRCRTLPAPDASPESVRFAVLACQNYLNGYYPALHYVAEEDVDFIVHVGDFIYESSEGHFKGLGSYDYPGREKDLPSGNGRVWGLEDYRYLYRTYRRDRFLREALEAHTLIAGWDDHEMVNDLYWDRRTDAPAGDHPRGDDPEFMTDLVADAMHAWWEYMPARVHYDPGGEDLQDRFQLWREFEFGDVVTLAMTDERLFRDPPREAIPTPDNVGPHREPPGRTMLGDDQREWLIDTITGSDATWTVWADEVLTVPFRIGSGPLSLYPVQGGWDGYTRERMQITEAIAAADVDNFVTLTGDMHCYVAAYSQASYPGRVTGGEGVAQGDRIGVEFMTPAVTSLNVAEALHLTRGWRRTLTEPLLSRLVPAMNPHIEFFDSHHWGYSVVEFTRDACTYVGYAVDKTTNGPDADRSVVAAYRVTEGEVELEDVTARYRAR
- the pyk gene encoding pyruvate kinase is translated as MRNAKIVCTLGPASSDRGTIRELADAGMSVARLNASHGSREDRAELIQRVRSVDEARDRPVAVMLDMQGPEIRTAPLPEGETVTLETGSEIRFVEGDEADSETVGLSLSIDAVEAGDRILLADGLIETTVTEHEGETVHARVDTGGELGGRKGVNVPGVDLDLDVVTGKDRKDLELAAEREVDFVAASFVRDAADVYAVSEVLEELGAEIPLIAKIERAGAVENLEEIIEASYGIMVARGDLGVECPMEDVPMIQKRIIRKCRNAGSPVITATEMLDSMVHARRPTRAEASDVANAVLDGTDAVMLSAETAIGDHPVAVVDAMDSIVRQVENSGEYAELLEQRVPAAGEARTDALARSARFLARDIGADAVVAATESGYTALKTAKYRPGVPVVASTPNHHVRRQLALTWGVTPLYARVSDQGADAVVERAVQAALNAGVADSGDTVVVLCGMMTELEGANTTNMMKVHVAAEALTTGRVVVDGRVTGPVVRLTDGDLSDVPEGAILSLPADFDEEFTGDVSKIGGLIDAQRGLTGYPALIAREMDIPMISGATLENLADGTVVTLDAERGVVYGGDIGDRPTRP